DNA sequence from the Burkholderia pyrrocinia genome:
CTGATCCGCTACGAAGCGAACCCCGACTACTGGAAGCCGGACGACGTGAAGCTCGCGCGGCTCGTGTTCGCGATCACGCCCGATCCGGCCGCACGCCTGCAGAAGCTGGTGGCCGGCGAGTGCCAGGTATCGGCGTTCCCGCGGCCGGCCGATCTCGACACGGTGCGGCGCGACCCGAAGCTGGAACTGTTCTCGGGAATGGGCTTCAACGTCGGTTTCGTCGCGTACAACACGCAACATGCGCCGCTCGATCGCGTCGACGTGCGGCGCGCGCTCGACATCGCGATCGACAAGACGGCGATCGTGAAGACCGTCTTCAACGGCGACGCGAAGATCGCGACGAACCCGATGCCGCCCGCGCAATGGTCGTACAACCCGCGCCTGAAGGATGCGCCGCGCGATCCGGCCGCCGCGAAGGCGCTGCTCGCGCAGGCCGGCTTCCCGAACGGCTTCGACCTGACGCTGTGGGCGATGCCCGTGCAGCGCCCGTACAACCCGAATGCGCAGTTGATGGCGCAACTGATCCAGCAGGACTGGGCGAAGATCGGCGTGCGCGCGAAGATCGTCAGCTACGAGTGGGGCGAATACAACCGCCGCGCGAAGCACGACGGGCAGCACGACGCGATCCTGTACGGCTGGTCGGGCGACAACGGCGACCCCGACAACTGGCTCGGCACGCTGCTCGGCTGCGACGCGGTGCACGGCAGCAACCTCGCGAAGTGGTGCAATCAGGATTTCGAAAAGCTGGTGAGCGCGGCGCGCTCGAATGCGGACGTCGCGAAGCGCACGGCGCTGTACGAACAGGCGCAGGTGGTGTTCAAGGATCAGGTGCCGTTCACGCCGATCGCGACGTCGATCGTGTCGCTGCCGGTGTCGAAACGTGTGCACGGGCTGACGTTCTCGCCGCTCGGCGGGCACCGGTTCGACGGCGTCTGGCTGGATTGACGGAGATCGATGGACGAAGGGCCGGTGCGCTCGCGCGCGCCGGTGCCGGTTCAGGTTGCGGTCAGTTGAGCGCGACGGCCGCCGCCGTTTCGACCGGCGAGCCTTCGAGCGCGACCGATGGCCGGCCGTCGGGGCCGACCGGTACGTCGCCGGTGAGCGTCGTACGGTAGAGCTGGCGGTCGAAGTCGAGATCGAAGATGTCGACGGGTGCGAGATGCGCGGTCGCGCGGTTGTCCCAGAACGCGATGCTGCGCGGTTCCCATTTGAAGCGGATCGTGAATTCCGGCCGCGTCACGTGTTCCCACAGCAGTTCGAGCAGCGCCTGGCTCTCGCGCGGCGTCAGCCCGACGATCGATTTCAGGAAGCTCGGGCTCACGTACAGCGCACGTTCGCCGGTCTCCGGATGCACGCGGACGAGCGGATGCTCGGTCACGAGCGGGCGGCGTTCGACCGCGTCATCGAACGCGCCGGTGGCGCGCGCACCGGCCGGCGGCGTGAAGCGGTGGATGCCGCGCAAGCCGTCGACGAAACCGCGCAGCGGCGCGGACAGCGTTTCGTACGCGCGTACGAGATTGGTCCAGTGCGTGTCGCCGCCGTACGGCGGGATCGTCACGCCGCGCAGGATCGACGCCCACGGCGGGTTCACGGCGGCCGTCACGTCGGTGTGCCAGCCCGTCCACGGCCGGCGCACCGGTTCGCCTTCGAAGCGCGTCGCCTTGCGGTGCTTCGCGATCGAATAGACGGCTGGATGACCATCGACGTGCCCGAACACCGGGTGGCCGACCGTCGGCTCGCCGAACTGCGCGGAGAACGCGACGTGCTGGTCATGCGTGAGGAATTGTTCGCGGAAGAAGACGACGCGCCATTTCAGCAGCGCGGTGCGGATGGCCGCGATCTGCGGCGTGGTCAACGGTTGCGTGAGGTCGACGCCGCGAATTTCCGCACCGATATGGGCGGACAGCGGGATCACGTCGACCGGCTGGGCAGCGGGTTCGGGTAGGGCGCTCATGCGACGCTCCTGGCGGAAGTGAATGGGGCGGATGGCCGACATCGTTGCGCGTGCAAGCGTCGATGCGGTGGCGGGAGGTTCATGGTGGTGTGTCCGGTGGCGATTGGAGCGGAACACGCAGCGGCGCGCACGAAACGGCGCCGCCGCGGTACTCGGGCGTTATTGCAGCGTCGCACCCGGCCCCTTCAGCACGACGCTCCGGCGGCCGTCGATGCCGACCGGCACGTCGCCGTGAACGGTCGCGCGGCGCACGACGCGGCGCGCAGC
Encoded proteins:
- a CDS encoding TauD/TfdA dioxygenase family protein codes for the protein MSALPEPAAQPVDVIPLSAHIGAEIRGVDLTQPLTTPQIAAIRTALLKWRVVFFREQFLTHDQHVAFSAQFGEPTVGHPVFGHVDGHPAVYSIAKHRKATRFEGEPVRRPWTGWHTDVTAAVNPPWASILRGVTIPPYGGDTHWTNLVRAYETLSAPLRGFVDGLRGIHRFTPPAGARATGAFDDAVERRPLVTEHPLVRVHPETGERALYVSPSFLKSIVGLTPRESQALLELLWEHVTRPEFTIRFKWEPRSIAFWDNRATAHLAPVDIFDLDFDRQLYRTTLTGDVPVGPDGRPSVALEGSPVETAAAVALN
- a CDS encoding ABC transporter substrate-binding protein encodes the protein MKHSFVSSAARRVRRAPHAVVALRCVAASLLLAGAATQALAAPAGKTLVYCTEGSPAGFDPGQHTTSTDFDASTYTIYNGLVQFRRGTLDLEPSLATSWDVSPDQRTITFHLRRGVKFQTTAWFKPTRPFQADDVVFTFRRMLDPDDPFRKAYPVSFPYFSDLGFDRNVERIEKADDYTVRFVLKTPDVVFVRNLAMAFASVLSAEYASQLAARHREADINQFPVGTGPFLLRTYQKDALIRYEANPDYWKPDDVKLARLVFAITPDPAARLQKLVAGECQVSAFPRPADLDTVRRDPKLELFSGMGFNVGFVAYNTQHAPLDRVDVRRALDIAIDKTAIVKTVFNGDAKIATNPMPPAQWSYNPRLKDAPRDPAAAKALLAQAGFPNGFDLTLWAMPVQRPYNPNAQLMAQLIQQDWAKIGVRAKIVSYEWGEYNRRAKHDGQHDAILYGWSGDNGDPDNWLGTLLGCDAVHGSNLAKWCNQDFEKLVSAARSNADVAKRTALYEQAQVVFKDQVPFTPIATSIVSLPVSKRVHGLTFSPLGGHRFDGVWLD